One part of the Chryseobacterium mulctrae genome encodes these proteins:
- a CDS encoding HAL/PAL/TAL family ammonia-lyase, which yields MKINNFLELRDFQRIIIENESIELDQSLLQRVNESFSFLKEFSKNKVIYGVNTGFGPMAQFKISDEDTHQLQYNLIRSHSSGIGNPLPADEVKACMLARLNTLSLGNSGVHESVVNLLKELINRDITPLIFEHGGVGASGDLVQLAHLALVLIGEGEVFYKNERKSTKEVFETEGLEPIQVEIREGLALMNGTSVMSGIGIVNAYKANQLTEISLKLSCAINEIVQAYDDHFSEVLNGTKLHAGQQKIAEKMRHHLADSKLIRKRADHLYTHFEEQEKVFKEKVQEYYSLRCVPQILGPVLDTLEYTEKVLENEINSANDNPIINVKDQHVYHGGNFHGDYISLEMDKLKIVVTKLTMLAERQLNYLLNSKINEILPPFVNLGKLGFNFGMQGVQFTATSTTAESQMLSNPMYVHSIPNNNDNQDIVSMGTNAAVICRKVIENAFEVLSIEAITIVQAIEYLGFQEQISSKTKELYDEIRKIIPAFSNDIVMYPYLEEVKKYLKTM from the coding sequence ATGAAAATAAATAACTTTTTAGAACTGAGAGATTTTCAGAGAATTATTATTGAAAATGAAAGCATAGAATTAGATCAATCACTTCTCCAGAGGGTGAATGAAAGCTTTTCTTTTCTGAAAGAATTTTCAAAAAATAAAGTAATTTATGGAGTAAATACGGGTTTCGGACCGATGGCTCAGTTTAAAATCAGTGATGAAGATACCCATCAACTTCAATATAATTTAATCAGAAGCCATTCTTCAGGGATTGGAAATCCGCTTCCCGCGGATGAAGTGAAAGCTTGTATGTTGGCAAGATTAAATACATTATCGTTAGGGAATTCCGGAGTTCACGAATCTGTTGTGAATTTACTTAAGGAATTAATTAACAGAGATATTACGCCGTTGATTTTCGAACATGGAGGTGTTGGAGCAAGTGGTGATTTGGTGCAATTGGCACATTTAGCTTTAGTTCTAATTGGTGAAGGGGAAGTTTTCTATAAAAATGAAAGAAAATCTACCAAAGAAGTTTTCGAAACTGAAGGTTTAGAACCAATTCAGGTTGAAATTCGTGAAGGTTTAGCTTTAATGAACGGAACTTCGGTAATGTCAGGAATTGGAATTGTAAACGCATACAAAGCCAATCAATTAACTGAAATTTCATTAAAATTATCTTGTGCAATCAACGAAATTGTTCAGGCATACGATGATCATTTTTCTGAAGTACTGAACGGAACAAAACTTCACGCAGGTCAGCAGAAAATCGCAGAAAAAATGCGTCATCATTTAGCTGATAGTAAATTAATCAGAAAAAGAGCAGACCATTTATATACTCACTTTGAAGAACAGGAAAAAGTTTTCAAAGAAAAAGTACAGGAATATTATTCTTTAAGATGTGTTCCTCAGATTTTAGGTCCGGTTTTAGATACTTTAGAATACACTGAAAAAGTGTTGGAAAATGAGATCAATTCGGCAAATGATAACCCGATTATCAATGTGAAAGACCAGCACGTTTACCACGGTGGAAACTTTCACGGAGATTATATTTCTTTGGAAATGGATAAGTTGAAAATCGTTGTAACGAAGTTGACCATGTTAGCTGAAAGACAATTGAATTATCTTTTAAATTCAAAAATAAATGAAATTTTACCACCATTTGTTAATTTGGGTAAATTAGGATTTAATTTCGGGATGCAGGGTGTTCAGTTTACAGCGACTTCTACAACTGCAGAAAGCCAGATGTTGTCGAATCCGATGTATGTTCACAGTATTCCGAATAATAATGATAATCAGGATATTGTAAGTATGGGAACGAATGCAGCAGTAATTTGCAGAAAAGTAATTGAAAATGCTTTTGAAGTACTTTCTATTGAGGCGATTACGATTGTTCAGGCGATTGAATATCTTGGTTTTCAAGAACAAATTTCATCTAAAACAAAAGAGCTGTATGATGAAATCAGAAAAATCATTCCTGCATTTTCAAATGATATAGTGATGTATCCTTATTTAGAGGAAGTGAAAAAATATTTAAAGACAATGTAA
- the fabG gene encoding 3-oxoacyl-ACP reductase FabG, with protein MKCAIVTGGSRGIGRAICIKLAEEKIEHILINYTSNESAAKETLAKVEELGSTGEILKFDVGNAEETQKVLNEWQENNPNSVVEIIVNNAGITRDGLFMWMPIEDWNSVINTSLNGFYNVTNFFIQKLLRNKYGRIINMVSVSGVKGTAGQTNYSAAKGALVGATKALAQEVAKRNITVNAVAPGFIKTDMTQDFNEDELKAMIPANRFGEAEEVADLVAFLASKKSSYITGEIININGGIYS; from the coding sequence ATGAAATGTGCAATTGTAACAGGTGGTTCTCGCGGAATCGGAAGAGCAATCTGTATAAAACTGGCTGAAGAGAAAATCGAGCATATTTTAATTAATTATACTTCAAACGAATCTGCAGCAAAGGAAACTTTAGCTAAAGTGGAAGAATTGGGTTCTACAGGAGAAATTCTTAAATTCGATGTAGGAAATGCTGAGGAAACTCAAAAAGTTTTAAATGAATGGCAGGAAAATAATCCAAATTCTGTAGTCGAAATTATCGTAAACAACGCAGGAATCACAAGAGACGGATTATTCATGTGGATGCCAATTGAAGACTGGAATTCTGTGATTAACACAAGTTTAAATGGTTTCTATAATGTGACGAATTTCTTTATTCAGAAATTGTTGAGAAACAAATATGGCAGAATTATCAATATGGTTTCTGTTTCAGGAGTAAAAGGAACGGCCGGACAAACCAATTATTCTGCTGCGAAAGGTGCTTTGGTTGGCGCGACAAAAGCTTTGGCTCAGGAAGTTGCAAAAAGAAATATTACTGTAAATGCAGTTGCTCCGGGTTTTATCAAAACAGATATGACGCAGGATTTTAACGAAGATGAATTGAAAGCAATGATTCCTGCAAACAGATTTGGTGAAGCAGAAGAAGTGGCAGATTTAGTTGCATTTTTAGCATCCAAAAAATCTTCGTACATCACAGGAGAAATTATTAATATTAACGGAGGAATTTATTCGTAA
- a CDS encoding beta-ketoacyl-[acyl-carrier-protein] synthase family protein, with product MENRVVITGMGIYSCIGTSLEEVKESLYQGKSGIVLVDERKEFGFRSGLTGVVPKPDLKNLLNRRQRVSMGEESEYAYIATLDALKQANIDQDFLDQNEVGILYGNDSVSKAVVESIDIAREKKDTTLMGSGAIFKSMNSTVTMNLSTIFKLRGINLTISAACASGSHSLGLAYMMIKNGFQEMIVCGGAQETNKYSMASFDGLGVFSVRENEPAKASRPFDSDRDGLIPSGGAATLIVESLESAQKRGATILGEIVGYGFSSNGGHISTPNVDGPALAMNRALKQSSLDVKDIDYINAHATSTPIGDANEAKAIHEIFGSEVPVSSTKSMTGHECWMAGASEVIYSILMMQNDFVAPNINLENPDEDAQKINLISETKNQKIDVFLSNSFGFGGTNSALIVKKFE from the coding sequence ATGGAAAATAGGGTAGTCATTACCGGAATGGGAATTTATTCTTGCATCGGAACTTCTTTGGAAGAAGTGAAAGAATCCCTGTATCAAGGAAAATCGGGAATTGTTTTAGTCGATGAAAGAAAAGAATTTGGTTTCAGATCAGGTCTTACGGGAGTTGTTCCAAAACCGGATTTGAAAAATCTTCTCAACAGACGTCAACGCGTAAGTATGGGCGAAGAAAGCGAATACGCTTACATTGCGACATTGGATGCCCTAAAACAGGCAAATATCGATCAGGATTTTTTAGACCAAAATGAAGTCGGAATTTTATACGGAAACGATAGCGTTTCAAAAGCGGTTGTAGAATCTATCGATATTGCAAGAGAAAAAAAAGATACTACTTTAATGGGTTCTGGAGCGATTTTTAAATCGATGAACTCTACGGTAACGATGAATCTTTCTACTATTTTTAAATTAAGAGGGATCAACCTTACCATCAGCGCAGCTTGTGCAAGTGGTTCTCATTCTTTGGGATTGGCTTATATGATGATTAAAAATGGTTTTCAGGAGATGATTGTTTGCGGTGGAGCACAGGAAACCAACAAATATTCAATGGCGAGTTTTGATGGTTTGGGTGTTTTTTCGGTAAGAGAAAACGAACCTGCAAAAGCATCAAGACCTTTCGATTCTGATAGAGACGGATTAATTCCAAGCGGTGGAGCAGCAACTTTAATTGTTGAAAGCCTTGAATCTGCACAAAAAAGAGGAGCAACCATTTTAGGTGAGATCGTTGGTTACGGTTTTTCTTCAAATGGCGGACACATTTCTACACCGAATGTAGATGGTCCGGCTTTAGCGATGAATCGTGCTTTAAAACAGTCAAGTTTAGACGTGAAAGATATTGATTATATTAATGCTCATGCGACTTCAACACCAATTGGTGATGCGAATGAAGCAAAAGCAATTCATGAAATTTTCGGAAGCGAAGTCCCGGTAAGTTCTACAAAATCAATGACCGGTCACGAATGTTGGATGGCAGGTGCAAGTGAAGTGATCTATTCTATTTTAATGATGCAGAACGATTTTGTGGCGCCTAACATCAATTTAGAAAATCCTGATGAAGACGCTCAAAAGATAAACTTAATCTCCGAAACTAAAAATCAAAAAATTGACGTATTTTTGTCGAATTCTTTCGGATTTGGGGGAACCAACTCCGCATTAATCGTTAAAAAATTTGAATAA
- a CDS encoding acyl carrier protein, with the protein MEREKIVAIANDFLINEFEVDGDEISNDAHFKKTLGLDSLDYIDLVVVIESNFGIKLGETDFKDIITFDDFYSTIENKIAQKNA; encoded by the coding sequence ATGGAAAGAGAAAAAATTGTTGCCATTGCTAATGATTTTTTAATCAATGAGTTTGAGGTAGATGGTGACGAAATCAGTAATGATGCCCATTTCAAGAAGACTTTGGGCTTAGACAGTTTAGATTATATAGACTTGGTGGTGGTAATTGAGTCTAATTTTGGAATAAAATTAGGCGAAACAGACTTTAAAGATATTATCACTTTTGATGATTTCTACTCGACAATAGAAAACAAAATCGCTCAAAAAAACGCATAA
- a CDS encoding LpxL/LpxP family acyltransferase, protein MNKWKGKSKGTILGYRIFVWCIRNIGIRSSYFVLYFVAFYYFLFEKKSNKYYRYYFQKRLDYGFWKTKLSLFKSYFTFGQTLIDKTAISAGLRDKYTYEFDGIENLRNLLAEKKGGVLISAHIGNFEIAEHFFAEIDFDCQINLVTTDQEVTVIKEYLESVSVKQSSIKFIYVKDDMSHIFDINEALSKNELICFTGDRYFEGSKFLEADLLGKSAKFPAGPFLIASRLGVPVVYVYVMKEKNLHYHLYARVAENVKKRDAQGLLRSYTKNLESMIQKYPLQWFNYFDFWDDID, encoded by the coding sequence ATGAACAAGTGGAAAGGCAAATCTAAAGGTACCATCTTAGGTTACAGAATCTTCGTTTGGTGCATTAGAAATATTGGGATCCGAAGTTCTTATTTTGTTCTTTATTTTGTTGCTTTTTACTATTTTTTATTCGAAAAAAAGAGCAACAAATATTATCGATATTACTTTCAGAAAAGACTCGATTACGGTTTTTGGAAAACTAAGCTCTCTTTATTCAAAAGCTATTTTACTTTCGGTCAGACTTTGATAGACAAAACTGCTATTTCAGCTGGTTTAAGAGATAAATATACCTACGAATTCGACGGAATAGAAAATCTCAGAAATCTTTTAGCCGAAAAAAAAGGCGGTGTTCTCATCAGTGCACACATCGGGAATTTCGAAATTGCAGAACATTTTTTTGCAGAAATTGATTTCGATTGCCAAATTAATTTAGTGACAACAGATCAGGAAGTTACGGTTATTAAAGAATATCTTGAAAGCGTTTCTGTGAAACAAAGCAGCATCAAATTCATTTACGTAAAAGACGATATGTCGCATATTTTCGACATCAACGAAGCGTTGTCTAAAAACGAATTGATTTGTTTTACTGGCGACCGTTATTTCGAAGGTTCCAAATTCCTTGAAGCAGATTTGCTTGGGAAAAGTGCTAAATTTCCGGCAGGTCCTTTCCTTATTGCTTCCCGATTGGGCGTTCCTGTGGTTTATGTGTATGTAATGAAAGAAAAAAATCTTCATTATCATTTGTATGCAAGAGTCGCTGAAAACGTCAAAAAACGCGATGCACAAGGACTTTTACGCTCATACACCAAGAATCTTGAATCAATGATTCAGAAATATCCACTTCAATGGTTCAACTATTTCGATTTTTGGGACGATATTGATTAA
- a CDS encoding phytoene desaturase family protein, with the protein MKKTYDILIIGSGIGGLVSALILAKEGLKVCVLEKNNQYGGNLQTFSRDKLIFDTGVHYLGGLSKGQNLHQFFSYLEIMDDLELQKMDENGYDKITFGADEIEYPHAQGYENFVEQLSKYFPEERENLEDYCEEIQRVCNHFPRYNVIGKDNYSEEILHLNTKRFIESITQNKKLQSVLLGSNFLYAGDSENIPFYVHALTVNSYIQSAYKCVKGGSQISKLLIRKLREYGADVHKHSEVSEFIFKENNVLSSVKTKSGKEYFAKQFISNIEIRSLTRLIGEERLKKSFLNRVLSWEPVSSCFSVYLVLKPQTISNFNYNIYHYSSDELVWNAYRYEKKSWPETYMLSSTPSKHHPEFAESLTAISYMDFDEVKAWKTTVNTVAEEYERGKKYEKFKLEKAEKMIDALEKKIPNLRDSIKNIYTSSPLSYRDYIGSFDGNMYGYMKSSENPLKTMVSPRTKIENLFLTGQSVNMHGILGCTIGAFNTCAEILGKEKLDERLTQMIIKNEE; encoded by the coding sequence TTGAAAAAAACATACGACATATTGATTATCGGCAGCGGAATAGGAGGTCTTGTTTCGGCTCTTATTTTGGCGAAAGAAGGCTTAAAAGTCTGTGTCTTGGAGAAAAACAATCAATATGGCGGAAATTTACAGACATTTTCCCGTGATAAATTAATTTTCGATACCGGAGTTCATTATTTGGGCGGACTTTCAAAAGGGCAAAACCTGCATCAGTTTTTTTCTTACCTGGAAATAATGGATGATTTAGAGCTCCAGAAAATGGATGAAAATGGTTACGATAAAATCACCTTCGGCGCCGATGAAATTGAATATCCGCACGCTCAGGGTTATGAAAATTTTGTTGAACAATTATCAAAATATTTTCCTGAAGAAAGAGAGAATTTAGAAGATTATTGTGAAGAAATTCAGCGTGTTTGCAATCACTTTCCCAGATATAATGTGATTGGAAAAGATAATTATAGTGAGGAAATCCTCCATTTAAATACCAAAAGATTCATCGAATCTATTACACAGAATAAGAAATTGCAATCTGTTTTATTGGGTTCCAATTTTTTATACGCAGGCGATTCTGAAAACATTCCGTTTTATGTTCATGCTTTAACGGTGAATTCTTACATTCAAAGTGCTTACAAATGCGTGAAAGGAGGAAGCCAGATTTCAAAACTTTTAATCCGGAAATTAAGAGAATACGGAGCAGATGTTCACAAACATTCAGAAGTTTCAGAATTCATTTTTAAAGAGAACAATGTTTTAAGTTCGGTAAAAACAAAATCAGGAAAAGAATATTTCGCTAAACAGTTTATTTCGAATATTGAAATTCGTTCTTTAACTAGATTAATCGGTGAAGAAAGATTGAAAAAATCTTTTTTAAACAGAGTCTTAAGTTGGGAACCTGTTTCGTCATGTTTCAGTGTTTATTTGGTTTTAAAACCTCAGACAATTTCCAATTTCAATTATAATATTTACCATTATTCATCCGACGAATTAGTCTGGAATGCCTATCGTTACGAGAAAAAATCGTGGCCGGAAACTTATATGCTTTCTTCTACGCCTTCAAAACATCATCCTGAATTTGCAGAAAGTTTAACCGCCATTTCTTATATGGATTTTGATGAGGTCAAAGCTTGGAAAACTACTGTAAATACTGTTGCTGAAGAATACGAAAGAGGAAAAAAATACGAAAAGTTCAAGTTGGAAAAAGCAGAAAAAATGATTGATGCTTTGGAAAAGAAAATTCCGAATTTAAGAGATTCAATTAAAAATATTTATACCTCTTCTCCTTTGTCTTATCGCGATTATATCGGAAGTTTTGATGGGAATATGTATGGTTATATGAAAAGCTCTGAAAATCCTTTAAAAACAATGGTTTCTCCACGTACAAAAATCGAAAATCTCTTTCTGACAGGGCAATCAGTCAATATGCACGGAATTTTAGGTTGTACAATCGGAGCTTTCAACACCTGTGCAGAAATTTTAGGTAAAGAAAAACTGGATGAACGTTTGACACAAATGATTATTAAAAATGAAGAATAA
- a CDS encoding C45 family autoproteolytic acyltransferase/hydolase yields the protein MKNKDNTQFVIQNEAKRSEESNIFVIDFSFRRNDKRLIFLYFGLILILNITSCGVRKSIKHIPDVKKYSLEIPKVKTINDSTFSFNQNYLTKNKQHLWELYIKGNPLQLGYNNGALTQNLMQKQEEIFFSKVEGFVPSKFKQKLLRGFLKWYNRKMYLNVREDFQAELYGLSQYSSDKYDFIAPKFRRAMYLHGAHDIGHAMQDLMVVGCTSLAVWNENTEDGDLLIGRNFDFYVGDEFAKNKLVEFIEPENGIPYMSVSWPGMIGVVSGMNKEGITVTINAGKSKIPLTAKTPISFVTREILQYATTIDEAIAIAKKRKVFVSESILVGSANDKNAVIIEVSPNNFGVYRVENKSKVFCTNHFQSEAYKNDKRNQKQIVESHSEYRYEKLQELLQENKKLNPEKMASILRDKLGLKDEKIGYGNEKAINQLLAHHAVIFSPQKKLVWVSSNPYQLGEFVCYDLNEIFSDKRLKSGEFAKSELNIAKDPFVDSQDFENYEEFKFAHSEIQNAIDSDDMILTDDFIPHYQSLNPDFWLVYYQSGKYYFKQKEYLKAKTEFEKALTKEITTLPDKENVEKYLKEILRKLN from the coding sequence ATGAAGAATAAAGATAACACACAGTTTGTCATTCAGAACGAAGCGAAGCGCAGTGAAGAATCTAATATATTTGTAATAGATTTCTCCTTTCGTCGAAATGACAAGCGTTTGATTTTTCTCTATTTCGGTCTTATTCTTATCCTGAATATTACTTCTTGCGGTGTAAGAAAATCCATAAAACACATTCCAGATGTAAAAAAATATTCTTTAGAAATCCCGAAAGTCAAAACAATTAACGATTCTACTTTTAGTTTTAATCAAAATTATTTAACAAAAAATAAACAACATCTTTGGGAATTGTACATCAAAGGAAATCCTTTGCAGTTGGGCTATAATAACGGAGCTTTAACGCAGAATTTAATGCAGAAACAGGAAGAAATTTTCTTTTCTAAAGTGGAAGGTTTTGTTCCTTCAAAGTTCAAGCAGAAATTGTTGAGAGGTTTTTTGAAATGGTACAACCGAAAAATGTATCTGAATGTTCGTGAAGATTTTCAGGCTGAATTGTACGGTTTATCTCAATATTCATCAGATAAATATGATTTTATTGCTCCAAAGTTCAGACGAGCAATGTATTTGCACGGAGCACACGATATTGGTCACGCAATGCAGGATTTGATGGTTGTTGGCTGTACTTCGCTTGCAGTTTGGAATGAAAATACAGAAGATGGTGATTTGTTGATTGGGAGAAATTTCGATTTTTATGTAGGTGACGAATTTGCTAAAAATAAATTAGTCGAATTTATAGAACCCGAAAACGGAATTCCTTATATGTCGGTAAGTTGGCCAGGAATGATTGGCGTAGTTTCCGGGATGAATAAAGAAGGAATTACAGTAACAATTAACGCCGGAAAATCTAAAATTCCGTTGACAGCGAAGACTCCGATTTCTTTTGTGACAAGGGAAATTCTGCAATATGCTACAACGATTGACGAAGCGATAGCGATTGCCAAAAAGCGTAAAGTTTTTGTTTCCGAATCTATTTTGGTGGGAAGCGCTAATGATAAAAATGCAGTCATTATTGAGGTGTCTCCGAATAATTTTGGGGTTTACAGAGTTGAGAATAAGAGTAAGGTTTTTTGTACCAACCATTTTCAATCTGAAGCTTATAAAAATGATAAAAGGAATCAAAAGCAAATCGTAGAAAGCCACTCCGAATACCGTTACGAAAAACTTCAGGAACTTTTGCAGGAAAATAAAAAACTAAATCCTGAAAAAATGGCTTCTATTTTAAGAGATAAATTAGGTTTGAAGGACGAAAAAATCGGTTATGGAAACGAAAAAGCGATTAATCAGTTATTAGCGCATCATGCGGTGATTTTTTCGCCTCAGAAAAAACTGGTTTGGGTGTCTTCAAATCCTTATCAATTGGGTGAATTTGTATGCTATGATTTAAATGAAATTTTCTCGGATAAAAGATTAAAAAGCGGTGAATTTGCAAAGTCAGAATTAAATATTGCGAAAGATCCTTTTGTGGATTCTCAGGATTTTGAAAATTATGAAGAGTTTAAATTTGCCCATTCTGAAATACAAAATGCAATTGATTCGGATGATATGATTCTTACGGATGATTTTATTCCGCATTATCAATCTTTAAATCCTGATTTTTGGTTGGTTTACTATCAATCCGGGAAATATTATTTTAAACAAAAAGAATATTTAAAAGCAAAAACTGAATTTGAAAAAGCTTTGACGAAAGAAATTACAACTCTTCCAGACAAAGAAAATGTTGAAAAATATTTGAAGGAAATTTTGAGGAAATTGAATTAG
- a CDS encoding DUF2062 domain-containing protein: protein MTLPEVQNAISEKKICVLIPTYNNEKTLKRVIDGVLNYTENIIVINDGSTDSTLQILEKYSITVIDLSENKGKGNALKIGFRKAKEIGYDYAITIDSDGQHYPDDIPVFVENLLQENEDVLLIGNRNMSQDGIPKKSSFGNRFSNFWFWFETGIKLEDTQSGYRLYPLHKIPKKYFTPKFEFEIEIIVRTAWRHVPVKNVPIKVLYDPAERVSHFRPFKDFTRISILNTILVTITLLYIIPRNFVNNFKKKSFKKFIKEDVLESDGTNRIKAFSIALGVFIGLSPFWGFQTLLVISLSVLFKLNKVLAFVASNVSLPPFIPFIIAASLFLGAPFVSGDSNLLSQDLNFDLVKNNLLQYIIGSFILATTISTVSGIAAFLFLNKVNPENN from the coding sequence ATGACCCTTCCTGAAGTACAAAATGCAATTTCCGAAAAGAAAATCTGTGTTTTAATTCCTACTTACAATAACGAAAAAACTCTGAAAAGAGTGATAGACGGCGTTTTAAATTACACCGAAAATATTATCGTTATCAATGACGGCTCTACCGATTCTACTTTACAGATTTTAGAAAAATATTCGATTACGGTTATTGATCTATCAGAAAACAAAGGGAAAGGAAATGCACTGAAAATAGGTTTCAGAAAGGCAAAAGAAATAGGCTACGATTATGCCATAACCATCGATTCAGACGGGCAACATTATCCCGATGACATCCCTGTTTTTGTAGAAAATCTGTTGCAAGAAAACGAAGATGTTTTACTGATTGGAAACCGAAATATGTCGCAAGATGGTATCCCAAAGAAAAGCAGTTTTGGAAACCGTTTTTCTAATTTTTGGTTTTGGTTTGAGACCGGAATCAAGCTTGAAGATACCCAATCTGGTTATCGTCTTTATCCTTTACATAAAATTCCGAAAAAATATTTCACTCCAAAATTCGAGTTTGAAATCGAAATTATTGTAAGAACAGCTTGGAGACACGTTCCGGTAAAAAATGTTCCGATAAAAGTTTTGTATGACCCTGCAGAAAGGGTTTCGCATTTCAGACCGTTCAAAGATTTTACAAGAATCAGTATTTTGAATACGATTTTAGTAACCATTACCTTACTTTACATTATTCCGAGAAATTTCGTGAATAATTTCAAAAAAAAAAGCTTTAAAAAATTCATCAAAGAAGATGTTTTGGAAAGCGACGGAACCAATCGTATTAAAGCTTTTTCCATCGCACTTGGTGTTTTCATCGGACTTTCTCCGTTTTGGGGATTTCAGACTTTGTTGGTTATTTCTTTATCAGTCCTTTTCAAATTAAATAAAGTTTTAGCATTTGTGGCTTCCAATGTGAGTTTGCCGCCGTTTATTCCGTTTATTATTGCAGCGTCACTGTTTTTGGGAGCGCCTTTTGTTTCAGGAGATTCTAATCTTTTGAGTCAGGATTTAAATTTCGATTTGGTAAAAAATAATCTGCTTCAATACATTATCGGAAGCTTTATTTTGGCGACAACAATTTCTACCGTTTCGGGAATTGCTGCTTTTCTTTTTTTGAATAAAGTGAATCCTGAGAATAATTGA
- a CDS encoding 3-hydroxyacyl-ACP dehydratase, producing MQTILTDFYTLKSSEKAENGSFVANISLNKDHDIFKGHFPGNPVTPGVCMMQIVKELTEEFTSKKLFLKSASNVKFMAIINPFETPDLTLQLDINEGEEEIKVKNTTSFGETIALKMSVNYKK from the coding sequence ATGCAGACCATTCTTACAGATTTTTACACTTTAAAATCCTCCGAAAAGGCAGAAAACGGAAGTTTTGTTGCGAATATTTCTCTGAATAAAGATCACGATATTTTCAAAGGGCATTTCCCAGGAAATCCTGTAACTCCCGGAGTTTGTATGATGCAGATTGTGAAAGAACTGACTGAGGAATTTACAAGCAAAAAATTGTTTTTAAAATCAGCTTCCAATGTGAAGTTTATGGCCATTATCAATCCTTTTGAAACACCGGATTTAACGTTGCAACTTGATATTAACGAAGGCGAAGAAGAAATTAAAGTAAAAAACACCACTTCTTTTGGCGAGACTATTGCATTAAAAATGTCAGTAAACTATAAAAAATAG
- a CDS encoding LolA family protein, which translates to MIKNIAFGAFLLVSSLFFAQNTAMSGAEAKAFVTKVSSETKEIKTLQADFVQTKKMDFLDKSIITSGKMSLKSPNTLSWKYTKPYQYSIIFKENKIFINDQGKKSSVDAKSKTFEKINKLIVGSSNGKMFSDPEFAVAYFKNGTSNIAKFTPKSAQLLKYIKQIELHFPKNETTVSQVNMTEASGDTTNIVFKNTKINAPIPASEFSL; encoded by the coding sequence ATGATAAAAAATATTGCTTTCGGAGCATTTTTATTAGTTTCAAGCTTGTTTTTTGCACAAAACACAGCAATGTCCGGAGCGGAAGCAAAAGCATTCGTAACCAAAGTTTCATCGGAAACCAAAGAAATAAAAACCTTACAAGCCGATTTTGTTCAAACCAAAAAAATGGATTTTTTAGATAAAAGCATTATCACATCCGGTAAAATGTCTTTAAAATCACCAAATACGCTGAGCTGGAAATATACAAAACCTTATCAGTACAGCATTATTTTTAAGGAAAATAAAATCTTCATCAATGATCAGGGAAAAAAATCTTCTGTGGATGCAAAAAGCAAAACTTTTGAAAAAATCAATAAACTGATTGTGGGAAGTTCGAACGGAAAAATGTTCAGTGACCCTGAATTTGCAGTTGCTTACTTTAAAAACGGAACTTCGAACATCGCAAAGTTCACTCCGAAATCTGCTCAATTATTGAAATATATTAAACAAATTGAGCTTCATTTTCCTAAAAATGAAACGACGGTTTCACAGGTGAATATGACAGAAGCTTCAGGAGATACAACGAATATTGTTTTCAAAAACACAAAAATAAATGCGCCGATTCCTGCTTCAGAGTTTTCTTTATAG